One stretch of Gammaproteobacteria bacterium DNA includes these proteins:
- the nagZ gene encoding beta-N-acetylhexosaminidase, translated as MSLGPVMVDIQGTTLTAEDRELLCHPKVGGMILFSRNYHSPEQLQALLVEVHALRSPRLLVAVDHEGGRVQRFRKGFTCLPAVARLGEIYDFDPSRALHLAELSGWLMAAELRSVGVDFSFAPVLDLGRGVSTVIGDRAFHATPQGVARLARAYVTGMQRAGMAATGKHFPGHGAVVADSHLALPVDNRSLDEIVTEDLYPFRTLIAHGLSGIMPAHVVYSRVDTAPAGFSRFWLQEILRDQLGFQGIIFSDDLSMAGAEGVGGYGARAYAALEAGCDMVLVCNCREGALEVLRALESHDQPFTHLSLVQMYGREGIYPDFPDRDKAWRDAVAELSHAFGDLALFPLS; from the coding sequence ATGTCTCTGGGACCAGTAATGGTGGATATTCAAGGTACGACGCTGACCGCTGAGGATCGAGAATTGCTGTGCCATCCCAAGGTTGGGGGAATGATTCTTTTTTCACGTAATTATCATTCACCGGAACAACTTCAGGCACTATTAGTCGAAGTTCATGCGCTGCGTAGCCCGCGATTGTTGGTGGCTGTAGATCATGAGGGTGGACGAGTTCAACGTTTTCGGAAAGGTTTCACCTGCCTGCCGGCAGTGGCGCGTCTGGGGGAAATTTATGATTTCGATCCCAGTCGTGCTCTACACTTGGCAGAACTTTCGGGCTGGTTAATGGCAGCCGAGCTACGGTCGGTAGGAGTCGATTTCAGTTTCGCCCCGGTATTAGACTTGGGAAGGGGAGTCAGCACGGTAATCGGTGATCGTGCCTTCCATGCCACTCCTCAAGGCGTAGCACGGCTTGCTCGGGCCTATGTCACGGGAATGCAACGGGCTGGAATGGCTGCTACGGGCAAACACTTTCCTGGCCACGGCGCAGTGGTCGCGGATTCTCACCTGGCGCTACCAGTAGATAATCGTTCCCTAGACGAGATCGTTACCGAAGATCTTTACCCCTTTCGGACACTGATAGCCCATGGCTTGTCAGGTATCATGCCCGCTCATGTAGTCTACTCGCGCGTGGACACTGCGCCAGCGGGTTTTTCACGTTTCTGGCTCCAGGAAATATTACGCGATCAGTTGGGTTTTCAAGGGATAATTTTTAGCGACGATTTATCCATGGCGGGTGCAGAGGGGGTAGGTGGCTATGGTGCGCGTGCCTATGCAGCCCTGGAAGCAGGATGCGACATGGTATTAGTGTGTAACTGTCGAGAGGGTGCTCTGGAAGTATTGCGTGCCCTGGAAAGTCATGATCAACCTTTTACCCATCTTTCCTTGGTGCAAATGTACGGACGAGAAGGAATATATCCAGATTTTCCAGACCGTGATAAAGCATGGCGTGATGCCGTGGCTGAACTTTCCCACGCTTTTGGCGATCTCGCTCTTTTTCCGCTAAGTTAG
- the rnhB gene encoding RNase HII, whose amino-acid sequence MDAWVAGVDEAGRGPLAGPVYAAAVILDPTRPIIGLADSKKLSPLRREVLAVTIHDCALAYAVAHAEVAEIDRLNILQASLLAMVRAVAGLSIAPQLVLVDGNHCPSGLTCPSRAIIKGDVIEPAISAASILAKVARDAAMLELDAAWPGYGFARHKGYPTADHRLALTRLGPCPEHRRSFAPVRKFDKQ is encoded by the coding sequence ATGGATGCTTGGGTAGCTGGAGTGGACGAAGCGGGGCGTGGCCCCTTGGCCGGGCCGGTCTATGCGGCGGCGGTAATTCTGGATCCGACACGCCCAATTATCGGACTTGCCGATTCAAAGAAACTCTCGCCACTACGGCGTGAAGTTTTAGCCGTAACCATCCATGACTGCGCACTTGCTTATGCAGTGGCGCATGCGGAAGTAGCAGAAATCGACCGCTTGAATATCCTCCAAGCATCCCTGCTCGCCATGGTTCGTGCGGTTGCGGGTCTGTCCATTGCTCCACAATTGGTCTTGGTGGATGGCAATCATTGTCCGAGCGGACTCACCTGTCCTTCTCGCGCTATTATCAAGGGAGATGTCATAGAGCCTGCGATCAGCGCTGCTTCAATTCTCGCCAAAGTAGCCCGAGACGCTGCGATGCTAGAGTTGGACGCAGCTTGGCCTGGCTACGGTTTTGCCCGTCATAAAGGCTATCCTACCGCTGATCACCGCTTGGCTCTGACGCGACTCGGACCATGCCCGGAACATCGACGATCTTTTGCTCCGGTACGAAAGTTTGATAAACAGTAG
- the dcd gene encoding dCTP deaminase, whose product MKLSDVDIIERLGRDIVIDPPPTSECFGSFSIDLRLSNTFRIFEHSRFPYLDLGKTTSAHAMSEQVMRELLVPEDGAFYLHPGELALGMTLERVTLPNNLAGWLDGRSSLARVGLMVHLTAHTIDPGWDGCITLEFFNSGRLPLALYPRMRICAISFEPLTTPTSRPYYSKRGAKYIGQDNPLPSRISKDGVDSIEK is encoded by the coding sequence ATGAAATTATCTGATGTAGATATTATCGAACGTTTGGGGCGCGATATCGTCATCGATCCTCCACCCACTTCTGAATGCTTCGGGTCGTTTTCCATCGATCTGCGATTGAGCAATACTTTTCGGATATTTGAACACAGTCGTTTTCCTTATCTGGATTTAGGAAAAACAACAAGCGCTCATGCTATGTCCGAACAGGTGATGCGTGAATTATTAGTTCCCGAAGACGGAGCGTTTTATTTGCACCCTGGCGAACTAGCATTGGGAATGACTTTAGAGCGGGTAACCCTGCCCAACAATCTCGCAGGTTGGCTGGATGGCCGCAGTAGTCTTGCCCGGGTAGGATTGATGGTTCATCTCACTGCGCATACGATTGATCCAGGTTGGGATGGATGTATTACCCTGGAATTTTTCAACAGCGGTCGACTTCCGTTGGCCTTGTATCCACGCATGCGCATTTGCGCCATCAGTTTCGAGCCACTTACAACGCCTACCAGTCGCCCCTACTATAGTAAGCGGGGTGCTAAATATATCGGTCAAGATAACCCTTTACCAAGTCGCATCTCCAAGGACGGTGTTGACTCCATAGAAAAATAA
- a CDS encoding putative parvulin-type peptidyl-prolyl cis-trans isomerase (Evidence 3 : Putative function from multiple computational evidences), with amino-acid sequence MLRYCAVLILSSLLFNVGTPALAAGSAKKPVFSNNTVEKNFAAKVNDAIISKRDVDQVFKGNPNLTDNKQNRRAITDELVARELIIQAAKEKNLDKNSEVRDAIVASTHQILFAAGADDYLKENPIRDSAAREQYENWVKNYPKEEFKVRRILLKTQEEAERIASRIKEGKPFAELASQSLDTESAKNGGDIGWIAPMSPETAQQLSNLNVGKVSDPIEATNGWEVVEVMDKRPAHPPEYSQIKDRILNAMKQELLRRYVQELRTKANIIIP; translated from the coding sequence ATGTTGCGTTATTGTGCTGTATTAATTTTGTCAAGTTTGCTGTTTAACGTGGGAACTCCGGCGTTAGCGGCTGGTTCAGCGAAGAAACCAGTTTTTTCAAATAATACTGTCGAAAAAAATTTCGCCGCCAAGGTTAATGATGCGATCATTTCAAAGAGGGATGTGGACCAAGTATTTAAGGGCAATCCAAATTTAACCGATAATAAACAGAACCGTCGTGCGATCACAGATGAGTTAGTGGCGCGTGAACTTATCATTCAAGCCGCGAAGGAAAAAAATTTGGATAAAAATTCCGAAGTGCGGGACGCCATCGTCGCGAGTACCCATCAAATATTATTTGCCGCCGGTGCGGATGATTACCTAAAAGAAAATCCCATCAGGGATTCAGCAGCGCGCGAGCAATACGAAAATTGGGTAAAGAATTATCCAAAAGAAGAGTTCAAGGTTCGTCGTATTCTTTTAAAAACCCAAGAAGAAGCAGAACGGATTGCTTCTCGCATCAAAGAAGGAAAACCATTTGCTGAATTAGCGTCGCAGTCCTTAGACACTGAAAGTGCAAAAAATGGAGGTGATATCGGCTGGATTGCCCCGATGTCGCCCGAAACTGCACAACAATTGTCCAATCTCAATGTGGGCAAGGTTTCCGATCCAATTGAAGCAACCAATGGCTGGGAGGTTGTGGAAGTAATGGACAAGCGTCCTGCCCATCCTCCAGAGTATAGCCAAATTAAGGATCGTATCCTAAACGCTATGAAACAAGAACTTCTCCGACGTTATGTTCAAGAACTGCGCACCAAAGCCAATATCATCATTCCTTAG
- a CDS encoding Peptidyl-prolyl cis-trans isomerase — translation MNRSILIPLAFLLAFTIYSIATRPDQATPKIEASNVTELVKTDIKPGEGDLAISGKNVTVHYTGWLYDMNASNHYGYKFDSSRDRNQPFSFRLGAGKVIMGWDQGLVGMKVGGQRELIIPSDLGYGARGAGRAIPPNTALVFEIELLKVD, via the coding sequence ATGAACAGATCTATTCTTATTCCGCTGGCATTTTTGTTAGCTTTTACAATTTATTCAATCGCCACGCGACCTGACCAGGCCACGCCAAAAATAGAGGCAAGTAATGTGACTGAATTAGTCAAGACAGATATAAAACCTGGAGAAGGTGACTTAGCAATATCAGGCAAGAATGTAACCGTGCATTACACCGGGTGGTTATATGATATGAACGCTTCCAATCACTATGGTTACAAATTTGATAGTTCGCGTGATCGCAATCAACCGTTTTCTTTTCGGCTGGGTGCCGGCAAGGTTATCATGGGTTGGGATCAAGGACTGGTGGGCATGAAAGTTGGCGGACAACGCGAGTTGATTATTCCTTCGGATCTCGGCTACGGTGCGCGCGGGGCGGGGCGGGCTATCCCGCCGAATACCGCATTAGTATTTGAGATTGAACTATTGAAAGTTGATTAA
- the trpC gene encoding Indole-3-glycerol phosphate synthase encodes MSDIPDILKKILARKVEEVMEREAKLPLRLLGEQITAAPVLRDFAAALRGRVASGRSAVIAEIKRASPSKGLFRKDFQPAALAASYERAGAACLSVLTDHDFFQGSDEHLREARAACSLPILRKEFILDPYQVYEARCLGADCILLIVAALGDPLLRELAYLAEELGMAVLVEVHDTEELTRALALDLETPIIGINNRDLRTFQVNLRTTIDLLSQIPSGTMVVTESGILTPADVTLMRTWGVNAFLVGEAFMRVPDPGKGLTALFGSSNMFDAETSCL; translated from the coding sequence ATGAGCGATATTCCAGACATTCTTAAAAAAATTCTCGCACGCAAAGTCGAGGAAGTAATGGAGCGGGAAGCGAAGCTGCCGCTACGTCTTCTTGGAGAGCAGATAACCGCCGCGCCTGTGTTGCGTGATTTCGCGGCGGCCTTGCGCGGGCGCGTTGCTAGTGGACGTTCAGCGGTGATCGCCGAGATTAAACGCGCGTCTCCCAGTAAAGGACTATTTCGAAAGGATTTTCAACCCGCCGCGCTTGCCGCTTCATATGAACGAGCTGGAGCTGCATGCCTATCGGTATTGACGGATCACGATTTTTTTCAGGGTAGTGATGAACATTTGCGCGAAGCTCGCGCCGCTTGTTCATTACCGATCTTGCGTAAAGAGTTCATTCTCGATCCCTATCAGGTCTACGAAGCGCGTTGTCTAGGTGCCGACTGTATCCTACTCATCGTCGCCGCCTTGGGCGATCCGCTGTTACGGGAATTGGCATATTTGGCCGAAGAGCTGGGAATGGCGGTGCTGGTGGAAGTCCACGACACTGAGGAGCTAACCCGTGCTTTGGCGTTAGACCTAGAAACGCCGATAATTGGGATCAACAACCGTGACCTGCGTACTTTCCAGGTAAACCTACGAACCACGATAGATCTTCTATCGCAAATACCATCAGGTACCATGGTGGTTACTGAAAGCGGCATTCTTACTCCTGCCGACGTAACCTTAATGCGGACGTGGGGAGTAAATGCCTTTCTGGTGGGAGAGGCTTTCATGCGCGTGCCTGATCCGGGCAAAGGCTTAACTGCGTTATTTGGTTCATCCAACATGTTCGACGCGGAAACCTCCTGCCTTTAG
- the trpD gene encoding Anthranilate phosphoribosyltransferase: protein MDMPGALRKVIDRHDLSDAEMQEVMTLIMAGEATPAQIGGFLVGLRMKGETIEEITAAATVMRSFAIPVQVAGNPVLDTCGTGGDGLRTFNISTAAAFVAAAAGAKVAKHGNRSVSSRSGSADVLEAAGINLELTPEQVAICIEQVGVGFLFAPRHHGATRHAVGPRREMGIRTLFNLLGPLTNPARAPHQLLGVFSNEWLIPLAEVSHRLGSSHVLVIHAEDGLDEISMGSATQVAELHHGRVTRYTVTPERFGITRTDLATIVVGSVEESLRLLQQALSNVPGPALDVVTLNAGAAIYAADLVPTLENGVARARQVIANGTAQECFDNLTRMSRGFDP, encoded by the coding sequence ATGGACATGCCTGGCGCTCTCCGAAAGGTAATTGATCGCCATGACCTCTCGGACGCTGAAATGCAAGAGGTAATGACCCTAATCATGGCTGGTGAAGCCACGCCGGCCCAAATCGGCGGATTTCTGGTGGGACTACGCATGAAGGGTGAAACCATTGAGGAAATTACAGCGGCGGCGACCGTCATGCGTTCCTTTGCCATTCCGGTTCAAGTAGCGGGTAATCCCGTGCTCGATACCTGTGGCACTGGCGGCGATGGCTTGCGGACCTTCAATATTTCCACCGCCGCTGCGTTCGTGGCCGCCGCCGCTGGCGCGAAAGTGGCCAAGCATGGCAACCGCTCGGTTTCCAGCCGTTCCGGGAGCGCCGATGTCCTAGAAGCCGCTGGAATTAATCTGGAATTAACACCCGAGCAAGTCGCCATTTGTATCGAACAAGTAGGAGTCGGCTTCCTGTTCGCGCCCCGCCATCATGGTGCCACGCGCCACGCGGTGGGGCCACGTCGGGAGATGGGAATCCGTACCTTGTTCAATCTCCTTGGCCCCCTTACCAATCCGGCGCGAGCGCCTCATCAACTGCTTGGCGTGTTTTCCAATGAATGGCTCATTCCCCTCGCCGAGGTTTCACATCGATTGGGAAGCAGTCATGTACTGGTGATTCATGCCGAGGATGGCCTGGATGAAATCAGCATGGGTTCCGCAACGCAAGTAGCTGAATTGCATCATGGTCGAGTGACCCGATACACCGTGACCCCTGAACGCTTCGGAATAACCCGCACGGATTTGGCAACTATCGTGGTCGGTAGCGTGGAAGAAAGTCTTAGGTTGCTTCAACAAGCCTTGTCCAACGTTCCAGGCCCGGCATTGGACGTGGTTACCCTTAATGCCGGCGCGGCAATTTACGCGGCTGATTTGGTCCCCACGCTGGAAAATGGCGTGGCGCGGGCACGCCAGGTCATCGCCAACGGCACCGCCCAGGAATGTTTCGATAACCTAACGCGCATGAGTCGCGGTTTTGATCCATGA